Proteins from a genomic interval of Rosa chinensis cultivar Old Blush chromosome 2, RchiOBHm-V2, whole genome shotgun sequence:
- the LOC112185091 gene encoding protein SYS1 homolog, with the protein MFYGALVWDPWLIVVQIVCLQCLYYLTLGLFLAILVGTRVSRMSLVYFFDYATLTISTVTGWCVVTSFVLSALASAGYLLLLIERSKKCLDFSVTLYIVHLFICIGYGGWPSSITWWVVNGTGIGVMALLGEYLCMRRELQEIKIPTTRYRSNV; encoded by the exons ATGTTCTATGGTGCATTAGTATGGGACCCTTGGCTCATTGTTGTCCAAATTGTGTGCCTTCAATGTCTGTACTATCTCACTCTTGGATTGTTCTTGGCAATTCTTGTTGGGACTCGCGTGTCGCGAATGAGCCTTGTGTATTTCTTTGATTATGCTACCCTCACCATCTCCACTGTCACCGGGTGGTGCGTCGTTACTTCCTTTGTGCTCAGTGCACTTGCAAG CGCTGGGTATCTACTGCTTCTGATTGAGAGGTCAAAAAAGTGCTTAGATTTTTCAGTCACCCTGTACATCGTCCATCTCTTTATCTGCATTGGTTATGGGGGTTGGCCTTCTTCAATAACATGGTGGGTTGTAAATGGTACTGGAATTGGAGTGATGGCTTTGTTAGGTGAATACCTCTGCATGAGACGTGAACTGCAGGAGATCAAGATCCCTACAACACGATATCGCTCAA ATGTTTGA